A single Amphiprion ocellaris isolate individual 3 ecotype Okinawa chromosome 1, ASM2253959v1, whole genome shotgun sequence DNA region contains:
- the LOC111565057 gene encoding ATP synthase F(0) complex subunit C3, mitochondrial-like, with translation MYACAKFVSTPSLVRAGSRVLYRPLSAAVVSDGRKAETASLLAPQSIAASQQQVAARGFQASAVSRDIDTAAKFIGAGAATVGVAGSGAGIGTVFGSLIIGYARNPSLKQQLFSYAILGFALSEAMGLFCLMVAFLILFAM, from the exons CTCCACGCCCTCTCTG GTCCGTGCTGGATCCCGGGTTCTGTACAGACCActgtcagcagcagtagtgtcaGATGGCAGGAAAGCAGAG ACTGCTTCACTTCTGGCACCACAGAGCATCGCAGCCTCCCAGCAGCAGGTGGCGGCTCGGGGATTCCAAGCCAGCGCTGTGAGCCGTGACATTGACACCGCTGCAAAGTTCATCGGAGCAGGAGCTGCCACGGTGGGAGTGGCTGGATCCGGAGCTGGAATTGGAACTGTGTTCGGTAGCCTTATTATCGGTTATGCCAG GAACCCCTCTCTGAAGCAGCAGCTGTTCTCTTACGCCATCTTGGGCTTTGCTCTATCTGAAGCTATGGGTCTCTTCTGTCTGATGGTTGCATTCCTCATTCTGTTCGCCATGTAA